Below is a genomic region from Persicimonas caeni.
GTCGCCTCGCCGAGCTTGTCGCCGGTGGCCGACTCGAGCGATTTGGGCACGGTCACCGTGTAGTCGGTCGCCATCGGAAAGCGCTCGCCTTCGGGCTCGAACAGCGCGGTGCGCGTGCCGATCCAGCGCCACTTGCCCTCGACTGCCGGCTCAATGCTTGCCGGCACCGTCTCGGCGGCGTCCTCCTGGCCGCTGACGGCGACCATCGGCTTCGAGAAGGTCAGGCTGAGCTTGGGGGCGAGATCGACGTTGCCCTCGGGCGCGTAGCGAAGCACCTTCAGCGGCCCTTTTTGAGCCTCGGGGACTTCACCCCCTTCGACCTCGGGCGGAAACGCCGTCTTCACCGTCTCGCCGGTGCGGGGAGGCGGCTGAGAGCGCTTGCGGAAGGCGAACTCCTCCTGGGCGTCCTCTTCGGCCGGAAGCGCCGGCAGCCGGCCCAGCAACCGCTTGGTCTCCGCCTCGCCCAGCGGCGTCCCCTCGACGGTGCGCGGGCGCACGAGCTTGTCGGGCGTCTCTTTGGCCTCGCGCAGGGTAAACTGCAGGCCCTCTTTGTCCTCGGTCGTCACGGTATACTCCCCGTCAGTCTCGGTCGCAGCGTGGGTCTGGTCGTCGCGCTCGTTCTTCTTGTCACCGCAACCGCTGCAGGCGGTCAGCGCCAGGGTTGCCGACAGAAAGACGACTCCGATACGTGCGTTCGTCATAGCGTACTTACTCATGTTGGTTCATTCGATGCGGGGAGCATAACGCAGCGTGTGACAAATGCCCACGTGCGAGGTGTTGGACGCTCCTGAAAGTAGGACATTCAGCTTCCCGCCAAGTTCCTGGGGGTACAAACGTGGCGAGTGGGTTGGGGATCTAAATTGCTTTCGAACTCGAGGTTGTGCGTCCGCCTTCGAACACGCGGGGGCCTCTCCTTCGTCGACCGAACGGCGGCCATATGTGTCTCGAGAAACTTATTAGCGTCGATCGCGGTCTCCCGCGGAGAGGCCACCCGCGTGTTCTTCGGCTCGTGGGCCGTGGCAAATCAGTAGCGAAGACAACGGGGTCTTCTCTTCGGCTCGTAGGCCGTAGCGAACCAGTAGCGAAGGCGACGGGGGGCTCTTCGAGGAAGAGTGCGATCGACGCTAGAGCTCCTCTGTTAGCGCAAACCTGCGTCGTTCACTCGCCCGAGAAGAGCCCCCCGAGCCTTCGCGAAACAACGCCTCAACACTCCAAACAAATCTTTCCAAGCAATCAACCGAGCTCCCCCGCCACATTACGCTGCAAATACGCCCGACGCGCCTCCGCGTCGTCGTAGATCGCCAAGGCGTGCATGAGCTTCGGCACCGCCGCTTCGACGGTCATGCGGCCGCCCGACACCGCGCCGACCTCGGCGAGCTTGCGGCTATTTTGGTACAGGCTCAGGTCGACGAGTCCGTAGGCCTGGGTGATCACCAAGACCTCGATGCCCAGGCCCACCGCCTTTTCGACCGTGGGGGCGAGTGAGCGTTTGGCGGTGGGGACGGTGCCCGCGCCGAACGCGGCCAAGACGATGCCGTGCGGGTGGTCTTCCGCCTCGAGCATCAACTCGAAGAGGCGTGGGTTGAAGCCGGGGGTCATGTGCACGGCCAGCACGTGGTTGTCGAAGCGTGCGTCGGGGGCGAACGGCTCGTTGCGGTGCAGGACGTGGTCGGCCACGTCGATGTCGACGCCCAGGCGGGCCAAGGGCGAGATGCCCGGGCTGTCGAAGGCGCGGTAGTCGCGGGCGTTGCTCTTGGTGCTGCAGCAGCCGCGCAGCAACAAGCCGTCGAAGCAGATGCCCACCTCGGGGATATCGCAGGTGGCGAGTTCGACGGCGTCGGCGAGGTTGCGTCGGGCGTCGGTGCGCAGCGCGGCCAGGGGGCGTTGGGCGCCGGTGAGCACCACCGGTTTGTCGAGGCCGGCGAGGCTGTAGGCCAGGGCGCTGGCCGAGTAGGCCATCGTGTCGGTGCCGTGGACGATGACGAAGCCGTCGTAGTCGTCGTAGTGCTCGGCGATCTTGTCGGTGAGCGTGGTCCAGTGCTCCGGGCCGATATCGCTCGAGTCGAGGTTGAAGACGATCTCGGTGTCGATCTCGGCCAGCTCGTTGAGCTCGGGCACCGCGTCGGTCAGCGCCTGCGAGTAGGCGTTGGGTTCGAGGGGCTCGCCGGTCATGCCGAGGGTGCCGCCGGTGTGCAGCAGGAGGACGCGCTTCATGGGAACTCCGAGGGGTTGGGTGCAGTCTCGGCGACCATTGCCCAAATTGTGGCGTTTTGGCAAGCGAGGGATGCCGGCCTGGTCAGAATGGCTTCTGAGGGTTGTGGGTTGGGGTCGGGCGCGGCTCGGGTCGTTTTTGGAAGGTTCGTCGTTGGGGGGGATGTCGAGGTGGAGTCGCGTTGGAGGGGTTCGTCGTAGGGGGGGATGTCGAGGTGGAGCTGCGTTGGAGGGGTTCGGAGATAGGGGGGATGTCGAGGTGGATGGCGAAGTTGAGGGGGCTTCCGAGGGTGCGCTCATCGGTGGACCTGCGGGTCCACCGATTGCGCTTACCCCCGGTGACGAGGTCGTGTGGCGGGGGGTGGGAGGTCGGAACCCGCTGGGTGTGACGTGAGTCGCGCCGGAGCCCCGGGTCGAACCCTCTGGGTGTGACGTGAGTCGCGCCCTAAGAGTCCTCGCTAAAGTCGACGTCGCGTTGCTCTTCGAGCAGCTCCTCGTCGGCGTAGGCGTCGAAGACACCGCTGTGCATCCCGAAGGCGACGATGTCGGGGTCGAGCTCGTTGTCCTCGACCATGCTGTGCAGGATGCGACGGACTACGCTCGCAGGAAGCGCGTCTTTGTAGGGGCGGTCGGCGGCGGTGAGCGCCTCGAAGATGTCGGCCACGGCTAAGATGCGCGCCGGCAGCGACAGCGCCTCGGCGCCCAGCCCGCGCGGATACCCCGAGCCGTCGAGCTTTTCGTGATGGCTCGCCGCGATCTCGGGGACGCTCTCGAGCTCGGGGGTGAACGGCAACTCCGAGAGCATCTCGAGGCTGACGCGGGCGTGATTGCGGATGATCTGGATCTCGTCCTTGGTCAGCGTCCCCTTGCGAATGCACAGGTTCTCGACCTCGTCGTCGGTGAGCAGCGGGCGCGCGTGGCCGCCCGTCGTCCAGGTGCGCTGGGCGATGGCCTCGACGCGCTCGACGGCCTCGTCGGCCATGAACTCGCCGCCCTTGTTGCACGTCTCGAGGAATTCGCGCTCGGCGCGAAGCTCGGCGACCGTGTCGGAGAAGCGCGCCTCGATGTCGGAGACGTCGGCGTCGGGGCCCTGGGCGCGCACGCGGTCGAGCTTGGCCTGCAGCGCCTCGATGCACGCGTCGCGCTCGAGCACCTCGTAGCGGGTCTGTATCTCGGCGATGCGGTCGTGGATGGTCTCGAGCTTGGTCGCCTTGTCGACGACCCACTCGGGGGTGGTCACTTTGCCGACGTCGTGCATCCAGCCGGCCACCCGCAGCGCCTTGCGCGCGCTGGCGTCGAAGTGCACGTCGGCAAAGGGGCCCTCGTCGGCGGCGTCGATGGCGTCGGCCAGCCTGAGCGTGATGTCGACCACGCGGCGCACGTGCCCGGCGGTGTAGGGCGACTTGGCGTCGATGGCCGTGGCGATGGTGCGGATAAACGCCTCGAATTGCTCCTCGAGGATGGTGAAGAGCTGGGCGTTTCGCACCGCCACGGCCGCCTGCGAGGCGAGCGAGGCGGTCAGCTCCTCAAGGCGCTCGCCGAACGCGACGACCTCGCCGGTCTCCTCGCGCGCGTTGATGAGCTGCAACACGCCGATGACCCCGCTCGAGTGGTGGCGAAGAGGGACGACGAGCATCGACTTCGACCGGTAGCCCGTCTCCCGGTCGAATTTGAGCGGCCCGGTAAAATCCCACTCGTCCTGCTCGCAGTAGACGTCGGCGATATTGGCCGTCTCGCCGGTATTGGCCGCCCAGGTCGACACGTTCGACAGCCGCGGCCGGCCATCCTTGCGCAGCGGAATCGGCCGAAAGATCGCCTCGTCGAGCTCCTCCTCGGAGGTCCCGCCGATGCGAATGCCCATCGTCTCGTTCTGCACGATCTTCCAGTCGAGGCAGCCGCGCTCCTCGTCGACCAAGAAGAGCGTGCCGCCGTCGGCGCGGGTAAACCGACGCGTCTCGTCGACGACCATTTCGAGCAAGACGTCGAGGTTGCGCTCGGTCGACAGGGCGGTGCCGATCTGGATGAGGTGGTCGACGAGTTGGAGGAGGTCTTGTTGCTGCATGGCGGTCTTGGGTGGAGTTGGCGGTGGTGGGGGGATGGTATTTGCGGGGCGCGGACTTGTCGAGGTGCGAGGCGTTTCCGGGGGTGCGCTCATCGAGTGCGCCGAGGGCGCGCTCGATTACGCTTACCCCCGGGAAGCCTCAACCCTCGACAAACGTTGCACCATGATACTAACCTCCGCCCGCCTTCATAACTTGGAGTACTGATGACCACTGCAGCAATGACCAACGCCCACGCCCCCCTCGCCGACAGCCTCCAAGAGGGCCTGAAGACCCTCTTTGGCTTCGACGAATTCCGCAAAGGGCAGCGCGAGGCGATGGAGACGATCATGGCCGGCGACGACGCGCTCGTCGTCATGCCGACCGGGTCGGGTAAGAGCCTTTGCTATCAGCTCACCGCGTGCGTCAAAGAAGGCGTGACGCTGGTCATCTCGCCGCTGATCGCTCTGATGAAGGACCAGGTCGACAGCCTGCAGAAGCTCGGCCTGCCGGCCACCGAGATCAACTCGTCGATGAGCTGGGACGAGCAGCAGCGGCGTATCGAGGGGCTCAGGCTCGGCGAGTACAAGCTGGTGTACGTGGCGCCCGAGCGTTTTCGCAGCGGGTCGTTTCGCCGGGCGCTCGCCCAGGTCGACGTGTCGATGCTGGCGGTCGACGAGGCGCACTGCGTGAGCCAGTGGGGCCACGATTTCCGGCCCGACTACCTTCGTATCTCCGACATTCGCCGCGAGTTGGGCAACCCGCAGACCGTGGCGCTGACGGCGACGGCCACCAAATTCGTCCAAAAAGATATCGTCGAGCAGCTCGACATGCCCGACGCGCATATTCTGGTGTCGGGTTTCGAGCGTCCCAACCTCTTCTTCGAGGTGTTCCACGCCCGGCGCGACAGCGACAAGCTCAAGCGGCTCGTCGCGCTCATCGAGTACTACGACGGCGAGTCCATCGTCGTGTATTGCGCCACGCGCAAGCAGGTGCGCCAGGTCCAAAAGAAGCTCGCCCGCGAGGGGATCAGCTCGAGCACCTACCACGGCGGCATGGGCGACGTGGATCGCGCGCAGACGCAGAACGCCTGGATGGACGGCGAGGTGCCCGTGCTCGTGGCCACCAACGCGTTCGGCATGGGCGTCGACAAGCCCGACGTGCGCGCGGTGGCCCACTACAACGTGCCCGGCAGCGTCGAGGCGTATTACCAGGAGGCCGGCCGCGCGGGGCGTGACGGCGATCCCGCCCATTGTCTGCTGCTGTTCAACTACGGCGACAAGGGCATCCACGACTTCTTTACCGAGAACTCGTACCCGCTGCGCACCGAGGTGATGCTCGTGTGGCAGTACCTGAGCGGGCTCGGGACCGGCACGCACGCGGTCGACGCCGACCGTATCTCCGACGAGTTGGCGCGTCAGGGCGGCAAGATTCACTCGTTCGGGGTCGACTCCATCCTTCGCCTGCTGCAGAGCGGCGGGCATATCGAGGTGTTGCCGGCCGGGCAGGGCGTCACGGTGCTCGACGAGACGCCGGTGGGCGAGGTGAACGTCGACTTCGAGGCGGTCGCGCACCGGCGCGAGGTGGCCAACGAGCAGCTGGGAAATATGCTGCAGTACGCCTCGAGCCAGAGCTGCCATCAGGCCGAGCTGCTGCACTACTTTAACAGCGAGCCGAGCTTCGGAGAGCGCTGCGAGAATTGCTCGTCGTGCTCGGGCATGCCCGAGTATGTCGAGGAGAACGCCGAGGCGCTCCAGAAGTCGATCGCCACGGCCGAAGCGCCCGACGTGCTCATCAAGAAGCTCTTGGCGGGTGTGGCCCGCGGTCGCGGAAAGCGCGGGGCGCACGCAGTCGCGGCGATGCTGCGCGGCTCGATGGCCAAGTCGGTCACCGAGGCGGGCTTCGACAAGTTGAGCACCCACGGGATCTTGAGCGCGATGGTCCAGGACGACCTCGTGCATCTGCTCGACATGCTCACCGCCAGCAAGCTGGTGGAGCGAAACGAGTACGGCTGCGTGTCGATTACGTCGCTCGGGGCGGACGTCATGCGCGACGACGCGCCGATGCCCGAGTCGCTCGAGCGTCAACTCGACATCACGCTGGTCGAGCCGTCGCGGCGCCAGAAGCGCAAGCAGACGCGTCGCTCCGATGCGGCCGCGGCCACCGGGAGCACTTATGACCGCACGCTCGAGCTCGTCCAACAGGGGCTCACCCCCGACGAGATCGCCGAGGAGCGCGGCCTGAAGACGCGCACCATCACCAACCATCTCATTACGCTCGCCGCGCGCGGGGACACCTTCGACCTCGAGCCGTATCTCGACGGCGATATCCTGGCGCGCATGCGCACCCTGGCGGCCGACTGGCAGGACGGCGACGCGCTCCGCCCGCTCAAGGACGAGCTGCCCGAGAGCTGCTCGTACCCCAAGCTCAAGATTCATCTCGCTCAGGTGTTGATGGAGCGCGAAGGGTGAAGTGAACTGTCCTTGCCAAACGCCACGCGTCCGCTATGGTGGCCCCATAGGATGTGCGTAGGTGTAGTCAAACTTGATACCCATCACAGGTGTCAGCGTTGCGATGAATGGTACTGGACGGCTTCAAATTGCCGGTTGGGTGGCCGTAGTCTGTTTGCTCGTTGGGACCGCGGCGACGGCCCAGGTCCAGACGAAGCCGACCGAGCGAGCAAACCCCGACACGCCTGCCTCCACCGCCATCACCTACCAGTTCAACGACCCCAACCCGCGGGTCAAGAACTCGGTCTACTCGGTCTACCAGGCCGACGGCGTGACCATGATGGTGCGTCATCCGCGCCAGGAAGCCCCTCAATTCGACAAGCCGACATGGTACGCCAACGCGGCGACCGACGGTCGTCTGGTGCGCGTGCTCCAGGCGCATCGCCCGGTGCTCGTCAAGCCCGGCTCGGGCGGCTACAAGCCCGGCACGCGTGAGCGTCGCCGGCGTCGAGACGACGTGTCCTACGTCGCCTACGACAACCTCGAGACGAAGCTCGTGCGCGGCGAAAAGGACCGAAAGATCGCCGGTCAGAAGACCCACCACTACATCTTGCACCTCGGCTTCGAGGGGACCCGCTTCGATGACACCGGCGAGAAGGTCGAGCAAAAGAAGCTCGCCTACGAGCACCACCTCTGGATCGCCGAGGACCTGCCGTACTCGCCGGCCTTCGCGCAGCCGTTTCGCATCATCGGCCGCCTCTTCGTGGGCGACGACGGCACCAAGCTGGGCGAGTATATCTACGACCAGGTGCGCCCCGAGCTGGAGGCGAAGGGCCTTGTATTGGGCATGGAGTTTCGCCAGAAGGGCGAGAAGGCCGCAAAATACAGGCTCGAGGCCGAGCGCTTCGGCAAAGCCAAGGCGCGAAAGGCCACGCTGCCCGAGTACCCGATCATCGACCAGAAGACCTTCGCCAAGATCACGCCGTTGAGCTTCGTCAGCCGCATGGTCGCGCCCTCCGACGAGGAGGCCGCCGGCAAGTCGAGCTTCGAGCTGTCCTACAAGGGCGACGCGAAGGGGGACATCGAGGGGACCGCAGTGTGGGGAACGAACACCCACGGCGACTTCGCGCTGTTGCTCAGCCTGCCGTCGAAGTTCGGTTCCGAACAGGGCGCGGCCGCCGAGGGCGCGTCCTCCAAAGAGATCTTTTTGCTGCTCATGCGGCCCATGCACGGCCGCCCCGAGGAGGGAGAGTACGAGGTGGCCAACGTGGTCGACGACATCGAGTCGCTGTCGAAAGAGGAGCTCGAGGCGTTGTCCCAGAAGTTTACGGTCATGGCCGTCATCCGCGAGCGCAAAAAGGACGCCGAGCACCCCGATATCTACGCGCTGACCGAGGCGGCCGAGGGCAAGGTCACCGTCTCGAAGGGCGAAGAGGGCCTGCAGGGGACGATCGAGCTCGAGCTGAACGGAATCGCCCTGTCGACCGACGCCTCGAAGGCCTCCATCGAGGTAAAGGCGAGCTTTTCGGCGCGCAAGGCGCTTGATAATGTCGGATCGAGCACCATTACTCAGGTGCTCACTCGCTAGCGTCGAGTCTGGACCTCATGGCAAATTCTTTGGGCGGAGCGCCCATTCCATGTCACGCCTTTGATCTCTTGGAGCCGCTGGGCAGCGGAGGGATGGCCGAGGTGTGGCGGGCGGAGCATCGCGCACAGAAGACGCCGGTGGCCATCAAGGTGATCACGGCCCGGCAGGCCCGACAGAGCGCCTACGTGGACCGGTTTCGTCGCGAGGTTCAGGCGGTGGCCGGCTTGAATCACCCAGGCATCGTCGGGGTCTTCGATTACGGCCAGATTCCCGACGAGGCCGCCAGCCGACACCCCCGTCTGGTCGCCGGAAGTCCGTTCCTCGCCATGGAACTGATGAGCGGCGGAAGCCTCGCCTCCTTACCCACGTCGAGCAGCTGGGCCGACCTTCGGGCCCTGTTGGCGAGCATGCTCGATGCGCTGGCTCACGCCCATGCTCGCGGCGTGATTCATCGCGACCTCAAGCCCGCCAACGTCCTGTTCGACCGCCGCACTGACGGCCGCCTGACCATCAAATTGGCCGATTTCGGCATCGCCCACGCCCTGCGTCGCCGCTGCGAGATGCCTGTGACGAACTCGCCGTCGAGTTCGGTGGGCACTCCCCTTTATATGCCGCCCGAGCAATTCGAGGGTCGTTGGCGCGACTTCGGCCCGTGGACCGACCTGTACGCTCTGGGGGCCATGGCCTACGAGATGGCGAGCGGGCACCCGCCCTTTGTCGCCGAGAATCCGGTCAAGCTGGCGATCATGCATATGAGCAAGGCGCCGCCGCGGATGCACCCGCGCTTCGACGTCCCCGCCGGGTTCGAGGAGTGGGTCCAGCGCTTGCTCATCAAGGAGCCGCACGCGCGCTTCGAACGGGCGGCTGACGCTGCCCGGGCGCTCGCGGCGCTACCCGACTGTGCACCTGCGCTCAGGCAGACGTCTCCGGGGCTGCCCGCCGAGGCACCACTGCCGCGCGACCCGTCCCATGAGGATCTCGCGGATACGCTCTTCGAGGTGGTCGGCGAGACGCTCGCGATGCCCGGCGTCGAAGCCTTGGCGACACAGGCTTCCGAACACGCGGCGACCGAGCACTTGCCGCGCGAA
It encodes:
- a CDS encoding asparaginase gives rise to the protein MKRVLLLHTGGTLGMTGEPLEPNAYSQALTDAVPELNELAEIDTEIVFNLDSSDIGPEHWTTLTDKIAEHYDDYDGFVIVHGTDTMAYSASALAYSLAGLDKPVVLTGAQRPLAALRTDARRNLADAVELATCDIPEVGICFDGLLLRGCCSTKSNARDYRAFDSPGISPLARLGVDIDVADHVLHRNEPFAPDARFDNHVLAVHMTPGFNPRLFELMLEAEDHPHGIVLAAFGAGTVPTAKRSLAPTVEKAVGLGIEVLVITQAYGLVDLSLYQNSRKLAEVGAVSGGRMTVEAAVPKLMHALAIYDDAEARRAYLQRNVAGELG
- a CDS encoding HD family phosphohydrolase, encoding MQQQDLLQLVDHLIQIGTALSTERNLDVLLEMVVDETRRFTRADGGTLFLVDEERGCLDWKIVQNETMGIRIGGTSEEELDEAIFRPIPLRKDGRPRLSNVSTWAANTGETANIADVYCEQDEWDFTGPLKFDRETGYRSKSMLVVPLRHHSSGVIGVLQLINAREETGEVVAFGERLEELTASLASQAAVAVRNAQLFTILEEQFEAFIRTIATAIDAKSPYTAGHVRRVVDITLRLADAIDAADEGPFADVHFDASARKALRVAGWMHDVGKVTTPEWVVDKATKLETIHDRIAEIQTRYEVLERDACIEALQAKLDRVRAQGPDADVSDIEARFSDTVAELRAEREFLETCNKGGEFMADEAVERVEAIAQRTWTTGGHARPLLTDDEVENLCIRKGTLTKDEIQIIRNHARVSLEMLSELPFTPELESVPEIAASHHEKLDGSGYPRGLGAEALSLPARILAVADIFEALTAADRPYKDALPASVVRRILHSMVEDNELDPDIVAFGMHSGVFDAYADEELLEEQRDVDFSEDS
- a CDS encoding RecQ family ATP-dependent DNA helicase — its product is MTTAAMTNAHAPLADSLQEGLKTLFGFDEFRKGQREAMETIMAGDDALVVMPTGSGKSLCYQLTACVKEGVTLVISPLIALMKDQVDSLQKLGLPATEINSSMSWDEQQRRIEGLRLGEYKLVYVAPERFRSGSFRRALAQVDVSMLAVDEAHCVSQWGHDFRPDYLRISDIRRELGNPQTVALTATATKFVQKDIVEQLDMPDAHILVSGFERPNLFFEVFHARRDSDKLKRLVALIEYYDGESIVVYCATRKQVRQVQKKLAREGISSSTYHGGMGDVDRAQTQNAWMDGEVPVLVATNAFGMGVDKPDVRAVAHYNVPGSVEAYYQEAGRAGRDGDPAHCLLLFNYGDKGIHDFFTENSYPLRTEVMLVWQYLSGLGTGTHAVDADRISDELARQGGKIHSFGVDSILRLLQSGGHIEVLPAGQGVTVLDETPVGEVNVDFEAVAHRREVANEQLGNMLQYASSQSCHQAELLHYFNSEPSFGERCENCSSCSGMPEYVEENAEALQKSIATAEAPDVLIKKLLAGVARGRGKRGAHAVAAMLRGSMAKSVTEAGFDKLSTHGILSAMVQDDLVHLLDMLTASKLVERNEYGCVSITSLGADVMRDDAPMPESLERQLDITLVEPSRRQKRKQTRRSDAAAATGSTYDRTLELVQQGLTPDEIAEERGLKTRTITNHLITLAARGDTFDLEPYLDGDILARMRTLAADWQDGDALRPLKDELPESCSYPKLKIHLAQVLMEREG